CTTTCGTCATCGCCAGAAGTTACCAAAGGTCGTAAACCTGCAAATACACTTAATACATCTTTACGTTTAGGATTTTTTATAAGATAGCGTGCAGTATGTGTCAAGAGGAATTCAATTTCTTCCTCAAGCGCCACAGGTTCTAGATCGAAGTTATTTACTGGTGTATCCGTTGTTCCAACAACCAATCGGTTATGCCAAGGAATAGCAAAAATAACACGTCCATCATCGGTATGAGGAACCATAATTCCCGTTTCACCAGGAAGGAAAGATTTGTCTAAAACAATATGCACTCCTTGACTGCCACTAATTATGGGCTTGCATGCTGAATCACTCATTTTTCTAATGCTATCAGAAAATACACCTGTGGCATTTATTACGGCTTTGGCTTTTAGGGTATAGCAGTCGCCAGTTTCTTGATCGTTTACTTCAACGCCACTTATCAAATCATTGGTTTTAATTAGGTCTGTAACTTTAAAATGATTGAGAATACAGGCGCCTTGCTCTTCAGCAGTTTGTGCTAGATTTATCAATAGCCGAGCATCATCAAACTGACCATCGTGATAGATTACACCTCCTCGTAATCCTTCTCGCTCAATAGTGGGGATACGGGCGATGGTCTCCTCGAAAGATAACATTTTTGAAGGCCCAAAAGTTTCTTTGCCGGCCATCATATCGTAAATTTTCATTCCAATACCATAAAATGGACCTTCCCACCAATCGTAATTTGGAACTACAAAAGGTAAATCGTGAACCAGATGAGGCGCATTTCGGCGTAATATTCCTCGTTCTTTAAGTGCTTCAAGAACCAAGGAGATATTTCCTTGTTGTAAGTAACGCACACCACCGTGAATAAGTTTGGTGCTTCGGCTGGAAGTGCCTTGACCAAAATCGGCTTGTTCTAAAAGAAGCGTTTTCAAACCACGTGAAGCAGCTTCAACAGCTGTTCCTAAACCAGTAGCTCCGCCACCAATAATGATAAAATCCCATTTTTTCTCGCTCGAAAGCTGTTTAATCATTTTTTCTCTGTTCATTGCGCTAATTTTTTGTCTTTTTATATTTGATTTGGTGTCTTATTTTCTGAAGCGATTTTAACCATTTCTTAAAACTGAAAGGCGTTTTTTCTTTTAGGAATAAATTGAGTTGTTGAATAAATTCGGGATTCCTTAAATAACCAAAAGATTTATGAGGATTCTTAACTCCACGACTTTCATAGTCGTTAATAATCTCAAAGTCAATGGGAAATATTCCTTTTGAGTTTGGAGCAAAATCATTACTTAAATCAAAATTAAGAGCCACTTTATCTTCTAAGTCGGCAAAATTGAGCCAAGTTCTAGATATACAATCGGGCGTTGTTGGTGTGAACTTTTCATAATTTTTTTTCATTTCTTTAGCTATATTAGCACGGATAAGTGGTAATCCTAAGGGAGACCCCATAGTAACAAAAGTGTGAATTTTTTGTCTTTTGAGCTCAAATTGCAATACATCGTAGGCAATAATACTTCCCATAGAATGCCCGATCAGCAAAATATCATCGAACTTGTATTTTTCAAGCATATTAACTAAACGCCGACGTGTATTCGCTTTTAAAGTTTTTTGTTTCCCGGTATTGCTATAGTACATATCCAATTCCTTAAAATAGCGATGCATAATGATATCGTTAACTCCCTTGTAATTCAAGCTTAAGTCATCGTTTAGGAAGACTTTTTCTAACTGACTTTCAATAAATTGCAGCATTTTTTTACGAAAGCTTTGGTCTTTCTCAGGTGCCTTTGGATGCGGAGATAGGGTATAAGGTTCTTCAAGAAAATAGGGGTCTTTTTTATCGATAATCTCAAGACTTTCGGGCTGCTCATAAATTAAATCTGCCCAGTAAACCAACTCCAACTTGAATTTTGGAGCTTTAATTCCTGCTAATTTAAAACCTTCTTCAATAGCAGATATCCACCATTTTTCAAGAAGATTTTTTTGCGGTTTGTTTCCTAGTCCGTGGATGCCGATGATTATTTTTGACATACTATTAATTAGTTCTTTTTAGTATTTCTTTGTATTTAAAGCAAGTCGTTAAATGATCATTTACCATTCCGCAAGCTTGCATATGGGCATAAATAACTGTGGAGCCTACAAATTTAAATCCTCGCTTTTTTAAATCTTTACTGATGGTATCAGACAGAGGTGTATTGGCAGGGATCTCACTCATAGTTTTGAATGTATTCTGAATGGGTTTCCCGTCTACAAATGCCCACAAATATTTACTAAATGAGCCAAATTCTTCTTGAACTTTCATAAATGCTTGAGCATTGTTAATTGCTGCTTTTATTTTTAGTTTATTTCTGATTATTCCTGCATTTTGAAGAAGTTTACTTTCTTTGTTCGCGGTGTATTTTGCAATTTTTTTATAGTTAAAATGATCAAATGCTTTTCGGAAATTCTCTCTTTTCCGCAAAATAGTAATCCAACTTAGTCCTGCTTGAAAAGTTTCCAGAATTAGAGATTCAAATAAGATAGCATCGTCGTAAACCGGAACTCCCCATTCCTCATCGTGGTATTTCTGGTAAAGGGGATCATCTCCAGCCCAATCGCAACGGTTTTTGTGTCCCTCAATTGTCATTTATTAATATTTCTTCCAAATATAAGAATTTTGCTTCTATAAAAAATGCTTTTTGTACGGCTTTGCTTAAGAAATGATTATTTTTGTTGCATAAACAGAAAATAATTATGTCTGAAAAGAGAAACTGGGTTAGTC
This Bacteroidales bacterium DNA region includes the following protein-coding sequences:
- a CDS encoding glycerol-3-phosphate dehydrogenase/oxidase; this encodes MNREKMIKQLSSEKKWDFIIIGGGATGLGTAVEAASRGLKTLLLEQADFGQGTSSRSTKLIHGGVRYLQQGNISLVLEALKERGILRRNAPHLVHDLPFVVPNYDWWEGPFYGIGMKIYDMMAGKETFGPSKMLSFEETIARIPTIEREGLRGGVIYHDGQFDDARLLINLAQTAEEQGACILNHFKVTDLIKTNDLISGVEVNDQETGDCYTLKAKAVINATGVFSDSIRKMSDSACKPIISGSQGVHIVLDKSFLPGETGIMVPHTDDGRVIFAIPWHNRLVVGTTDTPVNNFDLEPVALEEEIEFLLTHTARYLIKNPKRKDVLSVFAGLRPLVTSGDDESTAAISREHSILISRSGLVTIAGGKWTTYRKMAEDTVDQAAIIAQVHPKKSRTTKLSIHGAQPRDSKDHLKENFGSDAKKIKAFLKEKPEYQEKIHPDFPYVVGEIIWTVREEMALKVEDILSRRTRWLLLDAKASMDAAPKVAKIMAAELKRDKAWVTNEVQKFKALAKNYLLE
- a CDS encoding DNA-3-methyladenine glycosylase I yields the protein MTIEGHKNRCDWAGDDPLYQKYHDEEWGVPVYDDAILFESLILETFQAGLSWITILRKRENFRKAFDHFNYKKIAKYTANKESKLLQNAGIIRNKLKIKAAINNAQAFMKVQEEFGSFSKYLWAFVDGKPIQNTFKTMSEIPANTPLSDTISKDLKKRGFKFVGSTVIYAHMQACGMVNDHLTTCFKYKEILKRTN